One genomic segment of Nitrospira sp. includes these proteins:
- a CDS encoding exodeoxyribonuclease VII large subunit, which yields MFDVEKLPLPACRPTGLLTMIQRATDASLVQSLGVQPILVQGIGRNPKQWEGRVYFDLEDPEQPTVRLRAWISGKRAPQWNQVLFLTVLIRTKIKKPGVMIEPELEVVGIQESGQVASSRDELRKKFIAAINAKKLVVADIFLKEMPKVILVTNQGGEADRDIQSQLVGYRDLLAWEIQSVRMTEPQSVSTTLKDVLGKVGQVDLVVLARGGGEGIAALDHEQVLQAASARTVPLVTAIGHANDHTLLDDIADFSLAVPSMVGKWLAEQLEMKARRQADSKRLSGLKLEEELKKLQGEMVAVGKARVEEQKALLQLQTDWGALVDRVNNLSQNRSLWRTGALVAWVFIGGWIAGKILGWW from the coding sequence ATGTTCGATGTAGAGAAGCTACCGTTGCCGGCATGCCGACCGACTGGACTCCTCACGATGATCCAGCGGGCTACGGATGCCAGCCTTGTACAGTCTCTTGGCGTCCAACCGATCCTGGTGCAGGGGATTGGTCGTAACCCCAAACAGTGGGAAGGGCGGGTCTACTTTGACCTTGAAGATCCAGAGCAACCCACCGTGCGTCTTCGAGCGTGGATTTCAGGGAAACGGGCTCCTCAGTGGAATCAAGTCTTGTTCCTGACGGTCCTGATTCGGACGAAGATTAAAAAGCCTGGGGTGATGATTGAACCAGAGTTGGAAGTGGTAGGGATTCAGGAATCTGGTCAAGTTGCCTCCTCTCGCGATGAGCTTCGCAAGAAGTTCATCGCGGCCATCAATGCCAAGAAACTCGTGGTGGCAGATATATTCCTGAAAGAGATGCCGAAGGTCATCCTAGTGACGAATCAAGGCGGGGAAGCCGATCGGGACATTCAAAGCCAACTGGTGGGGTATCGGGATCTGTTGGCGTGGGAGATCCAGTCCGTACGGATGACGGAACCTCAGAGTGTGTCGACGACCTTGAAGGATGTGTTGGGGAAAGTAGGACAGGTGGATTTGGTGGTCTTGGCTCGTGGAGGAGGAGAAGGGATTGCGGCCTTAGATCATGAGCAAGTGCTTCAGGCTGCGTCAGCTCGTACTGTTCCATTGGTGACAGCCATCGGCCATGCCAACGATCATACACTTCTGGACGATATTGCAGACTTCTCGTTAGCGGTTCCAAGTATGGTTGGGAAGTGGCTGGCTGAGCAATTAGAAATGAAAGCCCGTCGTCAGGCTGACTCAAAGCGCTTGTCTGGATTGAAATTGGAAGAGGAATTGAAAAAGTTGCAAGGAGAGATGGTGGCGGTAGGGAAAGCGAGAGTGGAAGAACAGAAGGCTCTCCTCCAACTGCAGACGGACTGGGGAGCGTTGGTGGATCGGGTGAACAACCTGAGTCAGAACAGATCGCT